In Nocardioides cavernae, a single genomic region encodes these proteins:
- a CDS encoding aldehyde dehydrogenase (NADP(+)): MSDQATSIIAGTDSEQPDVAAATAAAVAAFAAYRATTPEERSAFLEAVAAEIEADKDAIIPEAVRESGLPEGRITGEVGRTTGQLRMFAGVVRQGDHLGVRIDPALPDRAPLPRADIRQRMVPLGPVAVFGASNFPLAFSTAGGDTASALAAGCPVVVKGHPAHPDTGTLVARAITRAVEKSGLPAGTFSFVLGGIETGQELVADPRIAAVGFTGSRGGGLALVRAAAERDVPIPVYAEMSSINPVVVLPGALEGDVAALAQAYVGSLTLGSGQFCTNPGLLFLPSGERGDAFLLAAGEAVSGASGQQMLTPGIADAYASGTASLRGTDGIRVVGEGSAAGEHAPAPVVYEAPAELLAIDDSTVTDEVFGAAGVVVRYDDVASLLPRLEALEGQLTATVHATDGDVEDASALLPVLELKAGRVLFNGWPTGVEVGHAMVHGGPYPATSDSRSTSVGSLAIERFQRPVAYQDVPAALLPAAVRDDNPWGLRRRLDGTLEA, translated from the coding sequence ATGTCTGACCAGGCCACGTCCATCATCGCCGGCACCGACTCCGAGCAGCCCGACGTCGCCGCCGCCACCGCGGCCGCCGTCGCGGCGTTCGCGGCCTACCGCGCCACCACCCCCGAGGAGCGGAGCGCCTTCCTCGAGGCGGTCGCGGCCGAGATCGAGGCCGACAAGGACGCGATCATCCCGGAGGCGGTCCGCGAGAGCGGGCTGCCCGAGGGGCGGATCACCGGCGAGGTCGGCCGCACCACCGGCCAGCTGCGGATGTTCGCCGGCGTCGTCCGGCAGGGCGACCACCTCGGCGTGCGCATCGACCCGGCGCTGCCGGACCGTGCGCCCCTGCCGCGTGCCGACATCCGGCAGCGGATGGTGCCGCTGGGCCCGGTCGCGGTCTTCGGGGCCAGCAACTTCCCGCTCGCCTTCTCCACCGCGGGCGGCGACACCGCGTCGGCGCTCGCCGCCGGCTGCCCCGTCGTCGTGAAGGGCCACCCGGCCCACCCGGACACGGGCACCCTCGTCGCCCGCGCGATCACCCGCGCCGTCGAGAAGTCGGGCCTGCCCGCCGGCACGTTCTCCTTCGTCCTCGGTGGCATCGAGACCGGCCAGGAGCTCGTCGCCGACCCGCGCATCGCCGCGGTCGGCTTCACCGGCTCGCGTGGCGGCGGCCTCGCCCTCGTCCGTGCCGCCGCCGAGCGCGACGTGCCGATCCCGGTCTACGCCGAGATGTCGTCGATCAACCCCGTCGTCGTGCTGCCCGGCGCGCTCGAGGGTGACGTCGCCGCGCTCGCCCAGGCGTACGTCGGCAGCCTGACGCTCGGCTCCGGCCAGTTCTGCACCAACCCCGGCCTGCTCTTCCTGCCGTCCGGCGAGCGCGGCGACGCGTTCCTGCTGGCAGCCGGCGAGGCCGTCAGCGGAGCCTCCGGCCAGCAGATGCTCACGCCCGGCATCGCCGACGCCTACGCCAGCGGCACTGCCAGCCTGCGCGGCACCGACGGCATCCGCGTCGTCGGCGAGGGCTCCGCCGCCGGCGAGCACGCCCCGGCGCCGGTGGTCTACGAGGCACCCGCCGAGCTGCTCGCGATCGACGACAGCACCGTGACCGACGAGGTGTTCGGCGCCGCCGGCGTCGTGGTCAGGTACGACGACGTGGCCTCCCTGCTGCCCCGGCTCGAGGCCCTCGAGGGCCAGCTCACCGCGACCGTCCACGCCACCGACGGCGACGTCGAGGACGCGTCCGCGCTGCTGCCGGTCCTCGAGCTCAAGGCTGGCCGGGTGCTCTTCAACGGCTGGCCGACCGGTGTCGAGGTCGGCCACGCGATGGTCCACGGCGGTCCCTACCCGGCGACGTCCGACTCGCGCAGCACCAGCGTCGGCAGCCTCGCGATCGAGCGCTTCCAGCGTCCGGTCGCCTACCAGGACGTGCCGGCCGCGCTGCTCCCCGCCGCCGTCCGCGACGACAACCCCTGGGGCCTGCGCCGCCGCCTCGACGGGACTCTCGAGGCATGA
- a CDS encoding ABC transporter ATP-binding protein has product MISVEHLTKQYGRFTAVDNVSFTAATGRVTGFLGPNGAGKSTTMRIMVGLTRPSTGQVTVTGRDYRELVNPGLEVGVLLDASAQHAGRTGREILAIAAQTMGLPKSRVTETLARVGLTADEAERRVRNYSLGMRQRLGIATALIGDPQVLILDEPANGLDPAGIRWMRDLLRGFADQGGTVLLSSHLLHEIEVIADDIVVIGQGRIVAQGSKAELLAAAGTLVRAADPSQQDRLARALHEASVVTTPIDGGLRADADPELVGETAHRAGVVLRELRAADGAGLEEMFLELTAETAREGAAA; this is encoded by the coding sequence ATGATCAGCGTCGAGCACCTCACCAAGCAGTACGGCCGGTTCACGGCCGTCGACAACGTCTCCTTCACGGCCGCGACCGGTCGGGTGACCGGCTTCCTCGGCCCCAACGGCGCCGGCAAGTCCACCACCATGCGCATCATGGTCGGCCTCACCCGGCCCAGCACCGGTCAGGTCACCGTCACCGGCCGCGACTACCGCGAGCTGGTCAACCCCGGCCTCGAGGTCGGCGTCCTGCTGGACGCCTCCGCGCAGCACGCCGGGCGCACCGGCCGCGAGATCCTCGCGATCGCCGCGCAGACCATGGGCCTGCCGAAGTCCCGGGTCACCGAGACCCTCGCCCGCGTCGGGCTCACCGCCGACGAGGCCGAGCGCCGGGTCCGCAACTACTCCCTCGGCATGCGCCAGCGCCTCGGCATCGCGACCGCCCTGATCGGCGACCCGCAGGTGCTGATCCTCGACGAGCCCGCCAACGGCCTCGACCCGGCCGGCATCCGCTGGATGCGCGACCTGCTCCGCGGCTTCGCCGACCAGGGCGGCACCGTGCTGCTGTCCTCGCACCTGCTCCACGAGATCGAGGTGATCGCCGACGACATCGTCGTGATCGGCCAGGGCCGCATCGTGGCCCAGGGCAGCAAGGCCGAGCTCCTCGCCGCGGCCGGCACCCTCGTCCGCGCCGCCGACCCCTCCCAGCAGGACCGCCTCGCCCGTGCCCTGCACGAGGCGTCGGTCGTCACCACCCCCATCGACGGCGGCCTGCGCGCCGACGCCGACCCCGAGCTCGTGGGCGAGACGGCACACCGTGCCGGTGTCGTCCTGCGCGAGCTGCGCGCCGCCGACGGCGCCGGCCTGGAGGAGATGTTCCTCGAGCTCACCGCCGAGACCGCTCGTGAAGGAGCAGCAGCATGA
- a CDS encoding PfkB family carbohydrate kinase, with protein MIHTGQALVDVVVEVPDLPDRGQNVMAASATDYAGGTVTVLLAAARFGAECVQAGAIGTGPHGDLIRAALTAAGIGVSAPPVEGLDTGICVVMVEPSAERTFVTTLGAERRISVESLGTSEPGPGDLVCVTGFSLALDSTRDPLLSWLPTLHPGVVVVLDPGAAFAGLDADVRAAMLEVTDVWSSNTEEAEDLLRAVGQGAPGDLGAITTAIVPLLRGDAVAIVRDGPEGCAVHVAGTTTYVPGFPQTPVDTNGAGDTHTGALLAEVAAGTPWEEGCRRANAAAAIKVTRRGPESAPTAAEVDAFLGGR; from the coding sequence GTGATCCACACCGGCCAGGCCCTGGTCGACGTGGTCGTCGAGGTCCCCGACCTCCCGGACCGCGGGCAGAACGTGATGGCCGCCTCGGCCACCGACTACGCCGGCGGCACGGTCACCGTGCTGCTGGCGGCGGCCCGGTTCGGCGCGGAGTGCGTGCAGGCCGGTGCCATCGGCACGGGGCCCCACGGGGACCTGATCCGCGCAGCACTGACCGCCGCCGGGATCGGGGTGTCGGCACCACCTGTCGAGGGCCTCGACACCGGCATCTGCGTGGTCATGGTCGAGCCGAGCGCCGAGCGCACCTTCGTGACCACGCTGGGGGCCGAGCGCCGGATCAGCGTCGAGTCGCTCGGCACCTCCGAGCCGGGCCCGGGCGACCTGGTCTGCGTCACCGGCTTCTCGCTCGCCCTCGACAGCACCCGCGACCCGCTGCTCTCGTGGCTCCCGACCCTCCATCCCGGCGTGGTCGTGGTGCTCGATCCGGGCGCCGCCTTCGCGGGCCTCGACGCCGACGTCCGGGCGGCGATGCTCGAGGTGACCGACGTCTGGTCGAGCAACACCGAGGAGGCGGAGGACCTCCTCCGCGCCGTCGGCCAGGGCGCGCCCGGCGACCTCGGGGCGATCACCACCGCGATCGTCCCGCTGCTGCGCGGCGACGCGGTCGCGATCGTCCGTGACGGGCCGGAGGGCTGCGCGGTCCACGTCGCCGGCACGACGACGTACGTCCCCGGGTTCCCGCAGACGCCCGTCGACACCAACGGTGCCGGCGACACCCACACCGGCGCGCTGCTGGCCGAGGTGGCCGCGGGTACGCCGTGGGAGGAGGGCTGTCGACGGGCCAACGCGGCGGCCGCCATCAAGGTGACCCGGCGCGGGCCGGAGTCCGCCCCGACCGCGGCCGAGGTCGACGCCTTCCTGGGCGGCCGCTGA
- a CDS encoding cytochrome P450 encodes MTDLGFLLARHGYDAVARDRTARGGADTYVSRLLGRRTVVLGDPDGARAFYDESLVRRTGAVPPPLARLLFGRGAVHGMDGTEHRDRKRLVLDVLDPDRLDSLVAEVRGALVTRAGGWVGRQVDLHRELVSVYGAATLHWAGLDVTRREADLVSRRLAEIVDGFGLAGSAYVRGWRARRWAGRWARTAVRDAREGRTSPATGSALQMIAATDLDVREAAVELLNVLRPTVAVSWLGCFAGLALASVPAEERARLVQQEAVHERYAFAQEVRRTSPFVPALTALAVRGAEVSGVRVREGDRLLLDVIGIDHHESRWPAPRLFDADRFLDHDEVAAESAFDLVPQGGGHPSGHRCPGESLTLRLLSETIRVLAGLDLEVTPGATDATRMPTLPAGSHRVRVERPTRQWPDPAWAAPARALG; translated from the coding sequence ATGACCGATCTCGGATTCCTGCTGGCGCGCCACGGCTACGACGCCGTCGCCCGTGACCGCACCGCCCGCGGAGGGGCGGACACCTATGTCTCGCGGCTGCTCGGCCGCCGCACCGTGGTCCTCGGTGACCCCGACGGTGCGCGCGCGTTCTACGACGAGTCGCTCGTGCGACGTACGGGAGCGGTGCCCCCGCCCCTCGCGCGGCTGCTCTTCGGCCGCGGCGCCGTGCACGGGATGGACGGCACCGAGCACCGGGACCGCAAGCGGCTGGTCCTCGACGTGCTGGACCCCGACCGGCTCGACTCGCTCGTCGCCGAGGTGCGCGGCGCCCTGGTCACCCGCGCCGGCGGCTGGGTCGGGCGGCAGGTCGACCTGCACCGTGAGCTGGTGAGCGTCTACGGCGCGGCGACCCTGCACTGGGCCGGTCTCGACGTCACCCGCCGGGAGGCCGACCTCGTCAGCCGCCGGTTGGCCGAGATCGTCGACGGGTTCGGCCTCGCCGGGTCGGCGTACGTCCGCGGCTGGCGTGCTCGCCGGTGGGCCGGGCGCTGGGCCCGGACCGCAGTCCGCGACGCGCGTGAGGGACGGACGAGCCCCGCGACCGGCAGCGCCCTGCAGATGATCGCCGCCACCGACCTCGACGTCCGCGAGGCGGCGGTGGAGCTGCTCAACGTGCTGCGCCCGACGGTCGCCGTCAGCTGGCTGGGCTGCTTCGCCGGGCTCGCGCTGGCGTCGGTGCCCGCGGAGGAGCGGGCGCGCCTGGTGCAGCAGGAGGCGGTGCACGAGCGGTACGCCTTCGCGCAGGAGGTACGACGCACGTCCCCCTTCGTGCCCGCGCTCACCGCGCTCGCCGTGCGCGGGGCGGAGGTCTCGGGCGTCCGGGTGCGTGAGGGCGACCGGCTGCTGCTCGACGTCATCGGCATCGACCACCACGAGAGCCGCTGGCCTGCACCGCGCCTGTTCGACGCCGACCGCTTCCTCGACCACGACGAGGTCGCGGCGGAGTCCGCCTTCGACCTCGTGCCGCAGGGCGGCGGCCACCCGTCCGGCCACCGGTGCCCGGGCGAGTCCCTGACCCTGCGCCTGCTGTCCGAGACGATCCGGGTGCTGGCCGGGCTGGACCTCGAGGTCACCCCGGGTGCGACCGACGCGACGCGCATGCCGACCCTGCCGGCGGGGAGCCACCGCGTCCGGGTCGAGCGCCCCACCCGGCAGTGGCCCGACCCCGCATGGGCCGCCCCCGCGCGGGCACTGGGGTGA
- a CDS encoding alpha/beta hydrolase, producing the protein MPLDPDLAVFIGEVERQRGRPVSEMTIPEARAGMRALRVDSVRPEDVVPIGVVTDEVVDALPVRVYRPAEVEGPVATVVYLHGGGWFRGDVDTHDQVVRRLVRDTGAVFVSVDYRLAPEHPWPAATHDAVRAVRAVAARLESYGGSDVLAVAGDSAGGNLAAIATQELRGEVEIAAQLLIYPATDLLGHHPSKDEFGTGHLLTTEMTDHINTLYFSGEAPAAGDWRHSPLHGDLTGLPPAVVATAGCDLLRDEGEAYAAALAGAGVRVDLVRYDGMIHGFMDQGHVSRVAADATLDVNRRFARLLAEVARDG; encoded by the coding sequence GTGCCGCTCGACCCCGACCTCGCCGTCTTCATCGGCGAGGTCGAGAGGCAGCGCGGGCGGCCCGTCTCGGAGATGACCATCCCCGAGGCGCGCGCCGGCATGCGGGCGCTGCGCGTCGACAGCGTGCGTCCGGAGGACGTCGTACCCATCGGGGTGGTGACCGACGAGGTCGTCGACGCGCTGCCGGTGCGCGTCTACCGGCCGGCCGAGGTCGAGGGCCCGGTCGCGACGGTCGTCTACCTCCACGGCGGCGGCTGGTTCCGCGGCGACGTCGACACCCACGACCAGGTCGTGCGCCGGCTGGTCCGCGACACCGGCGCGGTCTTCGTCAGCGTCGACTACCGCCTCGCGCCGGAGCACCCGTGGCCGGCCGCCACCCACGACGCCGTCCGTGCGGTCCGTGCCGTCGCGGCACGACTGGAGTCGTACGGCGGCTCCGACGTGCTCGCCGTCGCGGGCGACTCGGCCGGCGGCAACCTCGCGGCCATCGCGACGCAGGAGCTGCGCGGCGAGGTGGAGATCGCGGCGCAGCTGCTGATCTACCCCGCCACCGACCTGCTCGGTCACCACCCGTCGAAGGACGAGTTCGGCACCGGCCACCTCCTGACGACGGAGATGACCGACCACATCAACACCCTCTACTTCTCCGGCGAGGCGCCGGCAGCGGGCGACTGGCGGCACTCGCCGCTCCACGGCGACCTGACCGGGCTGCCGCCGGCCGTGGTCGCGACCGCCGGGTGCGACCTCCTCCGCGACGAGGGGGAGGCGTACGCCGCCGCGCTCGCCGGCGCGGGCGTGCGCGTCGACTTGGTCCGCTACGACGGGATGATCCACGGCTTCATGGACCAGGGCCACGTGAGCCGGGTGGCGGCCGACGCCACCCTCGACGTCAACCGCCGCTTCGCCCGGCTGCTCGCCGAGGTCGCCCGGGACGGGTGA
- the kdgD gene encoding 5-dehydro-4-deoxyglucarate dehydratase, producing MTKYSPTELVETLGSGLLSFPVTHFDADLQFDEPAYLAHLEWLSGYDVAGLFAAGGTGEGFSLNAEETDRVVRAAIAGAGGKVPVLAPATGSTVNAVAQVKAAEAAGADGILLMPPYLTEAGQRGLVEHISAVCSATNLGVIYYSRANAVLGTDALEQACQRNANLVGFKDGVGGIEQMTRTYAQLGDRLFYVGGLPTAEVFALPLLQLGVTTYSSAIFNFVPQFALDFYAAVRRQDRDAVYAMLNDFVIPYTKIRDRESGYSVSIVKAGLDAVGRPAGPVRPPLSDLLDAERDELQTLVDKVAGSRA from the coding sequence GTGACGAAGTACAGCCCGACCGAGCTCGTCGAGACCCTGGGCAGCGGCCTGCTGTCGTTCCCGGTCACCCACTTCGACGCCGATCTCCAGTTCGACGAGCCCGCCTACCTCGCGCACCTCGAGTGGCTCAGCGGCTACGACGTCGCCGGCCTGTTCGCCGCCGGTGGCACGGGTGAGGGCTTCTCGCTCAACGCCGAGGAGACCGACCGCGTCGTACGCGCCGCCATCGCCGGCGCTGGCGGGAAGGTCCCCGTGCTGGCCCCCGCGACGGGTTCGACGGTCAACGCCGTCGCGCAGGTCAAGGCCGCGGAGGCCGCCGGTGCCGACGGCATCCTGCTCATGCCGCCGTACCTCACCGAGGCCGGCCAGCGCGGCCTCGTCGAGCACATCAGCGCCGTGTGCTCTGCGACCAACCTCGGTGTCATCTACTACTCCCGCGCCAACGCCGTGCTCGGCACGGATGCGCTCGAGCAGGCCTGCCAGCGCAACGCCAACCTCGTCGGCTTCAAGGACGGCGTCGGCGGCATCGAGCAGATGACCCGCACCTACGCCCAGCTCGGCGACCGCCTCTTCTACGTCGGCGGCCTGCCCACCGCCGAGGTCTTCGCCCTGCCGCTGCTCCAGCTCGGCGTGACGACCTACAGCTCCGCGATCTTCAACTTCGTCCCGCAGTTCGCGCTCGACTTCTATGCCGCCGTACGCCGCCAGGACCGGGACGCGGTCTACGCGATGCTCAACGACTTCGTCATCCCCTACACCAAGATCCGCGACCGCGAGTCGGGCTACTCGGTGTCGATCGTCAAGGCCGGCCTCGACGCCGTCGGTCGCCCGGCTGGTCCGGTGCGCCCGCCGCTGTCCGACCTGCTCGACGCCGAGCGCGACGAGCTCCAGACCCTCGTGGACAAGGTGGCAGGCTCGAGGGCCTGA
- a CDS encoding enolase C-terminal domain-like protein, with amino-acid sequence MSTIAKVDVVPVAGHDSMLLNLSGAHGPFFTRNIAIVTDSEGREGLGEVPGGEAIRQTIADAAEILVGQPVAMFRTLLRRVAAAYADRDAGGRGLQTFDLRTTIHAVTALESALLDLSGQALGVPVAELLGEGQQRDSVPMLGYLFYVGDPDRTDLPYLREHPSSGAADDWEKVRREEAMTPEAVVRLAEAAQARYGFTDFKLKGGVLPGEEEVAAVTALHERFPDARITLDPNGGWLLEDAVRLLAGKDDVLAYAEDPCGAEGGYSGREVMAQFKRRTGLRTATNMVATDWRQMADAVRTNAVDIPLADPHFWTMAGSVRVAQLCHDFGLTWGSHSNNHFDVSLAMFTQVGAAAPGEITALDTHWIWQDGQGLTTDPLQIRDGAIEVPDTPGLGVALDRDRLAQAHELYLEHGLGARDDAVAMQYLVDDWAFDPKRPCLVR; translated from the coding sequence ATGAGCACGATCGCCAAGGTCGACGTCGTCCCGGTCGCCGGGCACGACTCGATGCTGCTCAACCTGAGCGGCGCCCACGGTCCGTTCTTCACCCGCAACATCGCGATCGTCACCGACTCCGAGGGACGCGAGGGCCTCGGCGAGGTGCCCGGCGGCGAGGCGATCAGGCAGACGATCGCCGACGCGGCCGAGATCCTCGTCGGCCAGCCGGTCGCGATGTTCCGCACCCTGCTGCGCCGCGTCGCCGCGGCGTACGCCGACCGCGACGCCGGCGGGCGCGGCCTGCAGACCTTCGACCTCCGCACCACCATCCACGCGGTGACGGCGCTGGAGTCGGCGCTGCTCGACCTCTCGGGCCAGGCGCTCGGCGTGCCGGTGGCGGAGCTGCTCGGCGAGGGCCAGCAGCGCGACAGCGTGCCGATGCTCGGCTACCTGTTCTACGTCGGCGACCCCGACCGCACCGACCTGCCCTACCTCCGCGAGCACCCGTCCTCGGGGGCCGCCGACGACTGGGAGAAGGTCCGGCGCGAGGAGGCGATGACCCCCGAGGCGGTCGTCCGCCTCGCCGAGGCCGCGCAGGCCCGCTACGGCTTCACCGACTTCAAGCTCAAGGGCGGCGTGCTGCCCGGCGAGGAGGAGGTCGCGGCCGTCACCGCGCTGCACGAGCGCTTCCCCGACGCGCGGATCACCCTCGACCCCAACGGCGGCTGGCTGCTCGAGGACGCGGTCCGTCTGCTGGCGGGCAAGGACGACGTCCTCGCCTACGCCGAGGACCCGTGCGGTGCCGAGGGCGGCTACTCCGGGCGCGAGGTGATGGCCCAGTTCAAGCGCCGCACCGGCCTGCGCACGGCCACCAACATGGTCGCCACCGACTGGCGTCAGATGGCCGACGCGGTGCGCACCAACGCCGTCGACATCCCGCTCGCCGACCCGCACTTCTGGACGATGGCGGGCTCCGTCCGCGTCGCCCAGCTGTGCCACGACTTCGGCCTGACGTGGGGCTCGCACTCCAACAACCACTTCGACGTCTCGCTGGCGATGTTCACCCAGGTCGGCGCGGCCGCCCCGGGCGAGATCACCGCGCTCGACACGCACTGGATCTGGCAGGACGGCCAGGGCCTGACGACCGATCCGCTGCAGATCCGCGACGGCGCGATCGAGGTGCCCGACACCCCGGGACTCGGCGTCGCGCTCGACCGCGACCGGCTGGCGCAGGCGCACGAGCTCTACCTCGAGCACGGCCTCGGTGCGCGCGACGACGCGGTCGCCATGCAGTACCTCGTCGACGACTGGGCGTTCGACCCCAAGCGTCCCTGCCTCGTCCGATGA
- a CDS encoding YihY/virulence factor BrkB family protein, whose translation MTNRSTSTDGESRSEERERTAPAPDAPGKPDSPADIAKPTWVYALRKTVREFMDDECTDLAAALTYYAVLALFPAAIALLSLVGLVGQQQQTVDTLLQILRDIGASSAADTLEPTLTNLAASQGAGLALVIGLATALWSASGYVGAFGRGMNRIYEIDEGRPIWKLRPTMLLVTLVTVVLVAVVAVGLVLTGPAAEAVGSAIGLESAAVTVWSIAKWPVLLAVVVLIVALLYYATPNVKQPKFRWISVGAIVAIVAWVIASAAFGFYVANFSSYDKTYGSLAGVIAFLLWLWITNLALLFGAELDAELERGRQLQAGIAAEEELQLPPRDTRKSDKAAAKVQEDIERGRKLRESQGRRS comes from the coding sequence ATGACGAACCGATCCACCTCCACCGATGGGGAGTCCAGGAGCGAGGAGCGCGAGCGCACGGCCCCCGCCCCCGACGCGCCGGGCAAGCCCGACTCACCCGCCGACATCGCGAAGCCGACGTGGGTCTACGCGCTTCGCAAGACCGTGCGCGAGTTCATGGACGACGAGTGCACCGACCTCGCCGCGGCGCTGACCTACTACGCCGTGCTCGCGCTCTTCCCGGCCGCGATCGCCCTGCTCTCGCTGGTCGGGCTCGTCGGCCAGCAGCAGCAGACGGTCGACACGCTGCTGCAGATCCTGCGCGACATCGGTGCCTCGTCGGCCGCGGACACCCTCGAGCCCACGCTGACGAACCTCGCCGCGAGCCAGGGTGCGGGTCTCGCCCTCGTCATCGGCCTCGCGACCGCCCTGTGGTCGGCGTCCGGCTACGTCGGCGCCTTCGGCCGCGGGATGAACCGCATCTACGAGATCGACGAGGGACGGCCGATCTGGAAGCTCCGCCCGACGATGCTCCTCGTCACCCTGGTGACCGTCGTCCTCGTTGCCGTTGTCGCCGTCGGCCTCGTGCTGACCGGCCCCGCCGCCGAGGCCGTGGGGAGCGCGATCGGTCTGGAGTCGGCTGCCGTGACGGTGTGGAGCATCGCCAAGTGGCCGGTGCTGCTGGCCGTCGTGGTGCTCATCGTCGCCCTGCTCTACTACGCCACCCCCAACGTGAAGCAGCCCAAGTTCCGCTGGATCAGTGTTGGCGCGATCGTGGCGATCGTGGCGTGGGTGATCGCTTCGGCCGCGTTCGGCTTCTACGTCGCGAACTTCTCCAGCTACGACAAGACGTACGGCTCGCTGGCGGGCGTCATCGCGTTCCTGCTGTGGCTGTGGATCACCAACCTGGCCCTGCTCTTTGGCGCCGAGCTCGACGCCGAGCTCGAGCGCGGCCGCCAGCTCCAGGCCGGCATCGCGGCCGAGGAGGAGCTGCAGCTTCCTCCCCGCGACACCCGCAAGTCCGACAAGGCCGCCGCCAAGGTGCAGGAGGACATCGAGCGTGGGCGCAAGCTGCGCGAGTCGCAGGGACGACGCTCCTAG
- a CDS encoding ABC transporter permease, protein MTTQTHEATPVPAVAATSAPEAPAAPRVVRPIPMTRLVGVELRKMFDTRAGFWMMASVGIVSVLATAAVIIWAPDEAITQNTFSTAIGMPLSVVLPIIAILSVTGEYSQRTGLTTYTLVPWRGRVMSAKVVSTLLVGVVAMFLALAVGALGNVVGSAITGLDATWDISLAQFGNIVLANVLGMLMGFMLGVLFRSSAGAIVGYFVYSLVLPVAFGTLAAFQEWFRDLQPWVDVNFAVTRLFDQTMTAEYWQQLGVSTLVWLWIPLAIGLRAILRAEVK, encoded by the coding sequence ATGACCACCCAGACCCACGAGGCCACCCCGGTCCCCGCCGTCGCCGCCACGTCCGCACCCGAGGCACCCGCCGCGCCCCGCGTCGTACGCCCCATCCCCATGACACGCCTGGTCGGCGTCGAGCTGCGCAAGATGTTCGACACCCGCGCAGGCTTCTGGATGATGGCCAGCGTCGGCATCGTGTCCGTCCTCGCCACCGCCGCCGTGATCATCTGGGCGCCCGACGAGGCGATCACCCAGAACACGTTCTCCACCGCGATCGGCATGCCCCTGTCGGTGGTCCTGCCGATCATCGCGATCCTGTCGGTCACCGGGGAGTACAGCCAGCGCACCGGCCTGACGACGTACACGCTGGTGCCGTGGCGGGGCCGCGTGATGTCCGCGAAGGTCGTCTCGACGCTGCTGGTCGGCGTGGTGGCGATGTTCCTCGCCCTCGCGGTCGGCGCGCTCGGCAACGTCGTGGGCTCCGCGATCACCGGCCTCGACGCGACGTGGGACATCTCGCTCGCGCAGTTCGGCAACATCGTGCTCGCCAACGTGCTCGGCATGCTGATGGGCTTCATGCTCGGCGTGCTGTTCCGCAGCTCGGCCGGCGCCATCGTGGGCTACTTCGTCTACTCGCTCGTCCTGCCGGTCGCCTTCGGCACGCTCGCCGCCTTCCAGGAGTGGTTCCGCGACCTGCAGCCGTGGGTCGACGTGAACTTCGCCGTCACCCGGCTCTTCGACCAGACGATGACCGCCGAGTACTGGCAGCAGCTCGGCGTCTCCACCCTGGTCTGGCTCTGGATCCCGCTGGCCATCGGCCTGCGCGCGATCCTGCGTGCCGAGGTGAAGTAG
- a CDS encoding cysteine hydrolase family protein, producing the protein MHPDAWLVVIDPQRIFASPDSEWGSPMFPDIVEPVRRLAAAAGGRTVVTRWVPAAEPQGSWRAYLDAWPFADVPHDDPLLDLVPEVHGLTETVVSLPTFGKWGYALQAVTGPTPHLVLAGVSTDCCVVSTALAAADAGATITVVTDACAGSTPDNHRAAMDVMALYPPQITLATTEEVLG; encoded by the coding sequence ATGCACCCCGACGCCTGGCTGGTCGTCATCGACCCGCAGCGGATCTTCGCCTCCCCCGACAGCGAGTGGGGGTCGCCGATGTTCCCCGACATCGTGGAGCCCGTACGACGGCTCGCCGCCGCCGCGGGCGGGCGCACCGTGGTCACGCGCTGGGTGCCCGCGGCCGAGCCGCAAGGAAGCTGGCGGGCCTACCTCGATGCCTGGCCGTTCGCCGACGTGCCCCACGACGACCCGCTGCTCGACCTCGTGCCCGAGGTGCATGGGCTGACGGAGACGGTGGTCTCGCTGCCGACGTTCGGCAAGTGGGGGTACGCCCTGCAAGCCGTGACCGGGCCGACGCCGCACCTCGTGCTGGCCGGGGTGAGCACCGACTGCTGCGTCGTCTCGACGGCGCTGGCGGCTGCCGACGCGGGCGCGACCATCACCGTCGTCACCGACGCGTGCGCCGGATCGACGCCGGACAACCACCGGGCCGCGATGGACGTGATGGCGCTCTACCCGCCGCAGATCACGCTGGCCACGACGGAAGAAGTGCTCGGTTGA